In a single window of the bacterium genome:
- a CDS encoding DUF1648 domain-containing protein: protein MIPQSGLGRVLFVLLIALTIGQWLLPLAFYDALPRRVPVHFDLSGNPDRWSERGGWEMWVGPITATVMAILCIVLLKFPGAYNVPRKAEIALLPPAARARLHDLMREMMLAIFVCIGILMGGLNLFTLMIATGAALRTPWPLIVLLVTAPLALAIYYLNRIARAADEAKTMAGRQTVTSGISARLP from the coding sequence ATGATTCCGCAATCCGGCCTCGGTAGGGTTCTCTTTGTTCTGCTGATTGCGTTGACCATAGGCCAGTGGCTCCTGCCGCTGGCATTTTATGACGCGTTGCCGCGGCGGGTGCCGGTGCATTTCGATCTGTCCGGCAATCCCGACCGTTGGTCCGAGCGCGGCGGCTGGGAGATGTGGGTCGGGCCGATCACCGCGACCGTCATGGCGATCCTCTGCATCGTGCTCTTGAAGTTTCCCGGCGCCTACAACGTGCCACGCAAAGCCGAGATCGCGCTGCTGCCACCTGCGGCGCGCGCCCGTCTGCATGATCTCATGCGCGAGATGATGCTGGCGATCTTCGTCTGCATCGGCATCCTGATGGGCGGACTGAATCTGTTCACGCTGATGATCGCCACCGGCGCCGCGTTGAGGACCCCGTGGCCGCTGATCGTCCTGCTGGTCACCGCGCCGCTGGCGCTGGCGATCTACTACCTCAACCGCATTGCCCGCGCCGCGGATGAGGCGAAAACGATGGCCGGGCGCCAAACTGTCACCTCGGGCATCTCCGCCCGCCTCCCCTGA